Proteins from a single region of Centropristis striata isolate RG_2023a ecotype Rhode Island chromosome 9, C.striata_1.0, whole genome shotgun sequence:
- the LOC131977357 gene encoding ubiquitin carboxyl-terminal hydrolase 37-like, with translation MDTDCIEAQPFTIHSKKPNPIGQGGSIDVETLNADIYRKVFSRQNNLLQEKTSASTEVIPREELVCLGFPNLAQTCYMNSTLQGLLTLRPFVHDINKQKKVWMSHPGSEVIRTLYL, from the exons ATGGACACAGATTGCATTGAGGCCCAGCCATTTACCATTCACAGTAAAAAACCCAACCCAATAGGGCAGGGTGGGAGTATAGACGTCGAAACTCTCAACGCCGATATATATAGAAAAGTGTTCAGTCGGCAAAATAATTTGTTGCAGGAAAAAACCTCAGCCAGCACAGAAGTCATCCCCAGAGAGGAACTGGTCTGCCTCGG GTTCCCCAACCTGGCGCAGACCTGCTACATGAACTCCACTCTGCAAGGCCTCCTGACGCTGAGACCTTTTGTTCACGACATCAACAAGCAGAAGAAGGTGTGGATGTCTCACCCCGGATCTGAAGTCATCAG